In a single window of the Pelagibacterium sp. 26DY04 genome:
- a CDS encoding site-specific tyrosine recombinase XerD, whose protein sequence is MKDGHLIESFLEMMSAERGAAHNTIEAYRADLLDYAGFLAPRGKGISEAGRDDVADYLAHLAGQGMAASSSARRLSALRQLHRFLVSEAIKGDDPTRIVSSPKPGRSLPKVLSVEEVDRLLALAEKEAAGGEEKEVRLYVLLELLYATGLRVSELVALERRAVRREADHLTITGKGGKERLVPLNDRAKDALIGWLGAREKDKFVFPAASVEGHLARQVFARDLKALAARAGLPAAKVSPHVLRHAFASHLLQNGADLRVVQMLLGHADISTTQIYTHVLDAHLKRLLEEHHPLAGGA, encoded by the coding sequence ATGAAGGACGGACATCTCATCGAATCCTTCCTTGAAATGATGAGTGCCGAGCGCGGGGCGGCTCATAACACCATAGAGGCCTATCGCGCGGACCTGCTCGATTATGCCGGTTTCCTCGCGCCGCGCGGCAAGGGCATTTCCGAAGCCGGGCGGGACGATGTGGCCGATTATCTCGCCCATCTTGCCGGCCAGGGCATGGCGGCAAGCTCCTCGGCGCGGCGGCTGAGCGCCCTGCGGCAATTGCACAGGTTCCTGGTGTCCGAAGCGATCAAAGGGGACGATCCCACCCGCATCGTCTCCTCTCCCAAGCCCGGTCGGTCGCTCCCCAAAGTGCTTTCGGTTGAAGAGGTCGACAGGCTTTTGGCTCTGGCCGAAAAAGAAGCGGCTGGCGGCGAGGAAAAGGAAGTCCGGCTCTATGTGCTGCTGGAGCTGCTCTATGCCACGGGCCTGCGCGTTTCCGAGCTGGTGGCCCTGGAGCGCAGGGCTGTGCGGCGGGAGGCCGATCACCTGACGATCACCGGCAAGGGCGGCAAGGAGCGGCTGGTGCCGCTCAATGATCGCGCCAAGGACGCGCTGATCGGCTGGCTCGGGGCGAGGGAAAAGGACAAATTCGTCTTTCCCGCCGCCAGCGTCGAAGGGCATCTGGCGCGGCAGGTTTTCGCGCGCGATCTGAAGGCCCTGGCGGCGCGGGCCGGTTTGCCCGCCGCCAAGGTGTCTCCGCATGTGCTGCGGCATGCCTTTGCTTCGCACCTTCTTCAGAACGGGGCGGATCTGCGCGTGGTGCAGATGCTGCTCGGCCACGCCGACATCTCGACCACCCAGATCTACACCCATGTGCTCGACGCGCATCTCAAGCGCCTGCTCGAAGAGCACCATCCGCTGGCGGGCGGCGCTTGA
- a CDS encoding histidine kinase: MPTLFRLLVAIAFIVGLGYAAMFALAVLVEPTEREVTVRVPTRDLLPDASR, encoded by the coding sequence ATGCCAACACTGTTCCGGTTGCTGGTTGCCATCGCCTTCATCGTCGGCCTCGGCTATGCGGCAATGTTCGCGCTTGCGGTGCTGGTCGAGCCCACCGAGCGCGAGGTGACGGTGCGGGTGCCCACACGGGATCTTCTGCCGGACGCCTCGCGATGA
- a CDS encoding LysE family translocator has protein sequence MIEIYGITLVAIIIAQITPGPNLLAVAGMALSQGRAAALLVTLGVATAIFIWVSAMAAGLGAVLSIYPALITVMKFLGGGYLCFLALKAFRAALRGESPTLKANRRRLSPLGAWRTGLLVNLTNPKSALMWGAVTTFMLGSGLSALQVLAFAPVGFMTALAVYGGYSLLFSTGVARSIYSRFVKGAETLFGLAFGAVGGGLLVSGVRDLSR, from the coding sequence ATGATCGAAATCTACGGCATCACGCTTGTTGCCATCATTATCGCGCAGATCACGCCCGGTCCCAATCTTCTGGCGGTGGCCGGCATGGCGCTTAGCCAGGGGCGGGCCGCCGCGCTGTTGGTGACGCTGGGCGTGGCCACGGCGATCTTCATCTGGGTTTCGGCCATGGCCGCCGGATTGGGAGCGGTCTTGTCGATCTATCCGGCGCTCATCACGGTGATGAAATTTCTCGGCGGCGGCTATCTGTGCTTTCTCGCGCTCAAGGCGTTCCGCGCCGCCCTCAGGGGCGAAAGCCCCACTCTCAAGGCCAATCGCCGTCGGCTTTCGCCCTTGGGCGCGTGGCGGACAGGCCTTCTCGTCAATCTCACCAATCCCAAATCGGCCCTGATGTGGGGCGCCGTCACCACCTTCATGCTCGGCTCGGGCCTTTCGGCCCTGCAGGTGCTGGCCTTCGCACCCGTCGGGTTCATGACCGCGCTCGCCGTCTATGGCGGCTATAGCCTGCTATTCTCGACAGGGGTGGCGCGGTCGATCTATTCGCGTTTCGTTAAGGGAGCGGAAACCCTTTTCGGGCTCGCATTCGGGGCAGTGGGTGGCGGGCTGCTGGTCAGTGGCGTCCGCGATCTGTCCAGGTAA
- a CDS encoding shikimate kinase: MGHDASGIAKPKTESLVLERLAGRPIVLVGMMGAGKTTVGRRLATRLGLAFTDSDAEIETAAGMSIPDIFAAHGEAEFRAGEARVISRLLREHNGVIATGGGAFVNPETRAAIKAHAVSVWIKADFDVLFARVSKRPTRPLLQTPDPRGTLRDLMDKRYPIYALADITIASSDVPHDTVVADIFAALCNHLDISKTP; the protein is encoded by the coding sequence ATGGGGCACGACGCGTCGGGTATCGCAAAGCCGAAAACCGAAAGCCTGGTGCTCGAGCGCCTGGCCGGGCGGCCTATCGTGCTGGTGGGCATGATGGGCGCGGGCAAGACCACAGTGGGCCGCCGGCTGGCAACGCGGCTGGGATTGGCCTTTACCGATTCCGACGCGGAAATCGAAACCGCCGCCGGCATGTCGATCCCCGACATCTTCGCCGCCCATGGCGAGGCCGAATTCCGCGCCGGAGAGGCCCGGGTCATTTCCCGCCTGCTGCGCGAGCATAATGGCGTGATCGCCACCGGCGGAGGAGCCTTCGTCAATCCCGAGACACGCGCCGCCATCAAGGCGCATGCGGTCTCTGTGTGGATCAAGGCCGATTTCGACGTGCTCTTCGCCCGCGTGTCCAAGCGACCGACCCGTCCCCTGCTCCAGACGCCCGATCCGCGCGGCACGTTGCGTGACCTCATGGACAAGCGCTACCCCATCTACGCGCTTGCCGATATCACCATCGCGTCGAGCGACGTACCCCATGACACCGTGGTCGCCGATATTTTCGCCGCCCTTTGCAACCATCTGGATATTTCAAAGACTCCATGA
- the aroB gene encoding 3-dehydroquinate synthase — translation MSLQHPPHHTVHVPLGERAYDIVIGPDAITSAGERLATMFPGARYGIVTDENVAAAQLPRLLKSLEGAGLSHAEIVLPAGEATKSWTHLQAAVDAILAARLERNDILIALGGGVIGDLAGFAAAIARRGMDFVQIPTSLLAQVDSSVGGKTGINSTHGKNLVGAFHQPRLVLADQQALDTLPARQFAAGYAEVVKYGLIDDEDFFFWLEANYAEIAAGGPARAEAIARACAAKARVVVEDEKETGIRALLNFGHTFGHALEKATGYSDRLLHGEGVAIGMVLAHRFSARLGLAPSQDAGRIEAHLKAAGLPTTLADIPGELPPTETLLDAIAQDKKVSRGALTFILTRGIGKAFIERGVDPQAVASFLEDMR, via the coding sequence ATGAGCCTGCAGCACCCTCCGCACCACACAGTCCATGTGCCGCTGGGCGAACGCGCCTATGACATCGTCATCGGCCCCGACGCCATCACCAGCGCCGGCGAAAGGCTGGCAACCATGTTCCCTGGGGCACGCTACGGCATCGTCACGGACGAAAACGTCGCCGCCGCACAGCTGCCGCGCCTCCTGAAATCACTCGAGGGCGCAGGCTTGTCCCATGCCGAGATCGTCCTGCCGGCCGGCGAAGCCACCAAGTCCTGGACGCATCTACAGGCGGCGGTCGATGCGATTCTGGCCGCGCGCCTCGAGCGCAACGACATCCTTATCGCCCTTGGTGGCGGGGTGATCGGCGACCTTGCCGGCTTTGCCGCGGCCATTGCGCGGCGCGGCATGGACTTCGTCCAGATTCCCACCTCGCTCCTGGCCCAGGTGGATTCTTCGGTGGGCGGCAAGACCGGCATCAATTCGACCCATGGCAAGAACCTGGTCGGCGCCTTTCACCAGCCGCGCCTGGTCCTTGCAGATCAGCAGGCCCTCGATACGCTTCCTGCCCGCCAGTTCGCCGCGGGCTATGCCGAAGTGGTCAAATACGGGCTGATCGATGACGAGGACTTCTTTTTTTGGCTCGAAGCCAATTACGCCGAAATCGCTGCCGGCGGCCCAGCCCGCGCCGAAGCCATAGCCCGGGCCTGCGCTGCCAAGGCGCGGGTAGTCGTCGAGGATGAAAAGGAAACCGGCATCCGCGCGCTGCTCAATTTCGGCCACACCTTCGGCCATGCGCTCGAAAAGGCCACGGGTTATTCGGACCGCCTGCTCCATGGCGAAGGTGTCGCCATCGGCATGGTGCTCGCGCATCGCTTTTCGGCCCGGCTGGGCCTTGCACCGTCCCAGGACGCCGGGCGCATCGAAGCGCACTTGAAAGCTGCGGGCCTGCCCACCACATTGGCCGACATCCCCGGAGAACTGCCGCCCACCGAGACGCTCTTGGACGCCATAGCGCAGGACAAGAAAGTCTCGCGCGGAGCGTTGACCTTCATTCTGACGCGCGGCATCGGCAAGGCCTTCATCGAGCGGGGTGTCGACCCGCAGGCCGTCGCCAGCTTCCTTGAGGATATGCGATAA
- a CDS encoding HlyC/CorC family transporter, producing the protein MDASLWLSFLAIVALLAMSFFFSGSETALTAASRARMHQLARSGNARASLVEKLTAEKERLIGAILLGNNVVNILASTLAASVLIQIFGEAGIAYATLAMTAAVVIFSEVMPKTIALIRPDGFALTVAPIIRVIVTIFSPVTFAVQAIVNTILRLFGLDASNANAISGHEELRGTVDFLHAEGEVVKGDRDMLGGILDLRELEVSDVMVHRTRMLALDADMPADELIGAILESPFTRVPLYKDKQDNIVGVVHAKDLLRAIQKAEGDYSKVNPARIAFKPWFVPDTTSVQAQLNAFLKAKLHFALVVDEYGEVQGLITLEDILEEIVGDIADEHDAVIEGVRKQTDGSYIIDGQLPIRDLNRALDWNLPDSEATTVAGLVIHEAKLIPDPGQQFTFHNLRFKVLRKQHNRITQIRVSPLETAVSPKG; encoded by the coding sequence ATGGATGCTTCTCTCTGGCTTTCGTTTCTGGCCATCGTCGCGCTTCTGGCGATGAGCTTTTTCTTTTCCGGCTCTGAGACGGCTCTGACAGCGGCATCGCGTGCCCGCATGCACCAACTCGCGCGCAGCGGCAACGCTCGCGCCTCGCTGGTCGAAAAGCTGACCGCCGAGAAGGAGCGCCTGATCGGCGCCATCCTCCTGGGCAACAATGTCGTCAACATTTTAGCCTCGACCCTGGCCGCCAGCGTCCTCATCCAGATTTTCGGCGAAGCCGGCATTGCCTACGCCACGCTGGCCATGACGGCGGCGGTGGTGATCTTTTCCGAAGTGATGCCCAAGACGATCGCCTTGATCCGCCCTGACGGGTTTGCGTTGACGGTCGCCCCCATCATCAGGGTCATCGTGACCATCTTTTCGCCGGTCACCTTCGCGGTGCAGGCGATCGTCAATACGATCCTGCGCCTGTTCGGGCTGGACGCCAGCAACGCCAACGCCATTTCGGGCCATGAGGAATTGCGCGGCACCGTGGACTTCCTCCACGCCGAGGGCGAAGTGGTCAAGGGCGACCGCGACATGCTGGGCGGCATCCTCGACCTGCGCGAGCTCGAGGTTTCCGACGTCATGGTGCATCGCACGCGCATGCTGGCTCTCGATGCGGACATGCCCGCCGACGAGTTGATCGGTGCGATTCTTGAAAGCCCCTTCACCCGCGTGCCGCTCTACAAGGACAAGCAGGACAACATCGTCGGCGTCGTCCACGCCAAGGATCTGCTGCGCGCCATCCAGAAGGCCGAGGGCGACTATTCCAAGGTCAATCCCGCCCGGATTGCCTTCAAGCCTTGGTTCGTGCCCGACACCACGTCGGTTCAGGCCCAGCTCAATGCGTTCCTCAAGGCCAAGCTCCATTTCGCGCTGGTGGTGGATGAATATGGCGAGGTGCAGGGACTGATCACCCTCGAAGACATTCTCGAAGAGATCGTCGGCGACATCGCCGACGAGCACGACGCGGTGATCGAAGGGGTGCGCAAGCAGACGGACGGATCCTATATCATCGACGGACAGCTCCCCATCCGCGACCTCAACCGGGCGCTCGATTGGAACCTGCCCGATTCCGAAGCAACGACAGTGGCGGGGCTGGTGATCCACGAGGCCAAGCTGATCCCCGATCCGGGCCAGCAGTTCACCTTCCACAATCTGCGCTTCAAGGTGCTGCGCAAGCAGCACAACAGGATCACCCAGATCAGGGTGTCGCCGCTGGAAACGGCGGTCAGTCCGAAGGGATGA
- a CDS encoding BolA family protein, with amino-acid sequence MSVRDQIEATLRAKFDPALLEVIDDSERHHGHAGWREGGNTHFRIKIASTALEGMNRIEQHRAINAALADQFAAGMHALTIKVIPSD; translated from the coding sequence ATGAGCGTTCGCGACCAGATCGAAGCAACCCTTAGGGCCAAATTCGATCCTGCCCTTTTGGAGGTGATCGACGATTCCGAACGCCACCATGGACATGCAGGATGGCGGGAAGGGGGCAATACCCATTTCCGTATCAAAATCGCCAGCACTGCGCTTGAGGGCATGAACCGCATCGAGCAGCACCGGGCCATCAACGCGGCTTTGGCCGATCAGTTCGCCGCCGGCATGCACGCATTGACGATCAAGGTCATCCCTTCGGACTGA
- a CDS encoding J domain-containing protein, with protein MSINTKSKLFDSVRIKPRRAAADEETPTRPGCDWEGCDNPGLYKAPKGARSEGQFHNFCLEHVRHYNKAYNYFSGMNDEEIAEHAIKMNAPGSRETWAFGSNRFGKSNPNPKKFKARDYTGRQFHDVNNVFARLRSRAKASGNGERTERDITLTGQDRSAFEVLGLEGRKPSVEIKSAYKALVKLHHPDANGGDKGSEDRLRSIIAAYNHLKSRGFV; from the coding sequence ATGAGTATCAACACCAAGTCCAAGCTTTTCGATTCCGTGCGCATCAAGCCCCGTCGCGCCGCGGCCGACGAGGAAACCCCGACGCGCCCCGGCTGCGATTGGGAAGGTTGCGACAATCCGGGGCTCTATAAAGCTCCCAAGGGCGCGCGCTCGGAAGGCCAGTTCCACAATTTCTGCCTCGAGCATGTGCGCCACTATAACAAGGCCTACAACTATTTCTCGGGCATGAACGACGAGGAGATTGCCGAGCACGCCATCAAGATGAACGCGCCCGGCTCGCGCGAGACCTGGGCGTTCGGGTCGAACCGGTTCGGCAAATCCAACCCCAATCCGAAAAAGTTCAAGGCGCGCGATTATACCGGTCGTCAGTTCCATGACGTCAACAACGTCTTTGCCCGGCTGCGCTCGCGCGCCAAGGCGAGCGGGAATGGCGAGCGGACCGAGCGCGATATTACCCTCACCGGCCAGGACCGGTCGGCGTTCGAGGTATTGGGGCTCGAGGGCCGCAAGCCTTCCGTGGAGATCAAATCGGCGTATAAAGCCCTGGTCAAGCTCCACCACCCCGATGCCAATGGCGGCGACAAGGGGTCCGAAGATCGGCTGCGCTCGATCATTGCCGCCTACAATCACCTGAAATCGCGTGGCTTCGTCTGA
- the cobS gene encoding cobaltochelatase subunit CobS codes for MTEFSHLPDTEYSVRDLFGIDSDMMVKGYKERTDHVPEIDPDYLFDRNTTLAILAGFAFNRRVMVQGYHGTGKSTHIEQVAARLNWPLVRVNLDSHVSRIDLVGKDAIVLREGKQVTEFRDGILPWAVQNNVALVFDEYDAGRPDVMFVIQRVLEVSGRLTLLDQNRVIRPHPAFRLFATTNTIGLGDTSGLYHGTQQINQGQMDRWSIVVTLNYLPHEKEVGIVLAKAKSYNQSEEGRKTVSNMVRVADLTRSAFINGDLSTVMSPRAVITWAENAEIFGDLGFAFRLTFLNKCDELERPVVAEFYQRVFGVDLPESAANLAISA; via the coding sequence ATGACTGAGTTTTCCCACCTGCCCGATACCGAGTACTCCGTCCGCGATCTGTTCGGGATCGACAGCGACATGATGGTCAAGGGCTATAAGGAACGTACCGACCACGTCCCCGAGATCGATCCGGACTATCTGTTCGACCGCAACACCACCCTAGCGATCCTCGCCGGCTTCGCCTTCAATCGCCGCGTCATGGTGCAGGGCTATCACGGCACGGGCAAATCAACCCATATCGAACAGGTCGCCGCACGGCTCAACTGGCCGCTGGTGCGCGTCAATCTCGACAGCCACGTTTCCCGCATCGACCTTGTGGGCAAGGACGCGATCGTTCTGCGCGAGGGCAAGCAGGTCACCGAGTTCCGCGACGGCATACTGCCCTGGGCAGTGCAGAACAATGTGGCCCTGGTGTTCGACGAATACGACGCCGGGCGTCCCGACGTGATGTTCGTCATTCAGCGCGTGCTCGAAGTGTCCGGCCGCCTGACGCTGCTCGACCAGAACCGTGTCATCCGCCCGCACCCGGCCTTCCGGCTGTTCGCTACCACCAACACCATCGGTCTTGGCGACACCTCGGGCCTCTATCACGGCACCCAGCAGATCAACCAGGGCCAGATGGATCGCTGGTCGATCGTCGTGACGCTCAACTACCTGCCGCATGAAAAGGAAGTCGGCATCGTTCTGGCCAAGGCCAAGAGCTACAACCAGAGCGAAGAGGGACGGAAGACCGTCTCCAACATGGTGCGCGTCGCCGATCTCACCCGCTCGGCCTTCATCAACGGCGACCTCTCCACCGTGATGAGCCCGCGCGCGGTGATCACCTGGGCGGAAAACGCCGAGATCTTCGGCGATCTGGGCTTTGCCTTCCGGCTGACGTTTTTGAACAAATGCGACGAGCTCGAACGCCCGGTGGTGGCCGAATTCTACCAGCGCGTGTTCGGCGTCGATCTTCCCGAATCCGCCGCCAACCTGGCGATTTCGGCCTAA
- a CDS encoding class I SAM-dependent methyltransferase: MAQNIYDDPAFFEGYSQFPRSREGLAAANEWPALRAMLPDLNGKRVLDLGCGFGAFARFAAAEGAQSVLGIDLSEKMLETARERTENAAVTYQRGDLDKLDLGGRTFDVVFSSLAFHYVADFAALARTIRAALTDGGALVFSVEHPLFAVRTEPEFSTDAGDKRVFLVDDYLGEGKRVTSWVVDGVEKYHRTIATYINALLDAGFSLSAIDEWGPGPELLVQNPDYIDHRIRPMFLLMGARATSR; the protein is encoded by the coding sequence ATGGCGCAGAACATCTACGACGATCCGGCCTTTTTCGAAGGCTACAGCCAGTTCCCGCGTTCGCGCGAGGGATTGGCTGCGGCCAATGAATGGCCGGCGTTGCGCGCCATGCTCCCCGACCTGAACGGCAAGCGCGTGCTCGACCTGGGCTGCGGCTTCGGCGCCTTTGCCCGTTTTGCCGCCGCAGAGGGCGCCCAAAGCGTGCTCGGCATCGACCTCTCCGAAAAGATGCTCGAAACCGCCCGCGAACGCACCGAGAACGCCGCCGTTACTTACCAGCGTGGTGACCTCGACAAACTCGACCTTGGCGGCCGGACTTTCGACGTCGTCTTTTCCTCGCTCGCCTTTCACTACGTCGCCGATTTCGCGGCCCTGGCCAGAACCATCCGCGCGGCGCTGACCGATGGCGGGGCGCTGGTCTTTTCGGTCGAGCATCCGCTTTTTGCCGTGCGCACCGAGCCCGAATTTTCGACCGACGCGGGCGACAAGCGCGTGTTCCTGGTCGACGACTATCTGGGCGAGGGCAAGCGCGTCACCTCCTGGGTGGTCGATGGGGTGGAAAAATACCACCGCACCATCGCGACCTACATCAACGCGCTGCTCGACGCCGGATTTTCCCTTTCCGCCATCGACGAATGGGGACCCGGTCCCGAGCTTTTGGTGCAGAACCCCGACTATATCGATCACCGCATCCGCCCGATGTTCCTTCTGATGGGAGCGCGGGCCACGAGCCGCTAA
- the cobT gene encoding cobaltochelatase subunit CobT encodes MAQPPRNKANKPDPTAAFKAAVGAAVRTVAGKHDLEVSFTADRPILTSDKARLAALPRLPTARDIAVARGQGDAMAMRMASHDADTHRKMAPKDADARAAFDALEQARVESLGCARMAGMSGNIAEMIEDRLFRANYANVTDIADAPLAEALGLLMREKVAGIPVPPSGTPLVDLWRERIETKIGTSLDELAQHLENQAEFSRRSRAILRDLDLIAETDFDQLDPDDSDSSTEDAQNNQATNGDEEQNEGDADNAEMDGTEEAPGEHEEAGDVEGMEADSADTDEDAQAEAGEDSPAPPPGQGEQRLSNQPTYKIFTDKFDEIVSAADLCPPEELDQLRGLLDKQLEHLAGAVARLANKLQRRLMAQQNRGWDFDLEEGVLDTARLTRVVTDPLQALSFKAERDTEFRDTVVTLLIDNSGSMRGRPITIAAICGDILARTLERCGVKTEILGFTTRAWKGGKSREAWLDAGRPPNPGRVNDIRHIIYKGADEPWRHAKRNLGLMMREGLLKENIDGEALQWAHKRIVNRPENRRILMVISDGAPVDDSTQSVNPGNYLEAHLRAVIEEIETRSPVQLVAIGIGHDVTRYYRRAVTILDADELAGAMTGNLAALFDEELPGEARRRR; translated from the coding sequence ATGGCCCAGCCCCCGCGCAACAAAGCCAACAAGCCCGATCCCACCGCTGCCTTCAAGGCAGCGGTCGGCGCTGCCGTGCGCACCGTGGCCGGAAAGCACGATCTGGAAGTCAGCTTTACCGCCGACCGGCCGATTTTGACCTCCGACAAGGCCCGCCTTGCCGCCCTGCCCCGCCTGCCGACCGCCCGCGATATCGCAGTGGCGCGTGGACAGGGTGACGCCATGGCCATGCGCATGGCCAGCCACGATGCCGACACCCACCGCAAGATGGCGCCCAAGGACGCCGATGCCCGCGCCGCATTCGACGCGCTGGAGCAGGCGCGGGTCGAATCGCTGGGCTGTGCCCGCATGGCGGGCATGAGCGGCAACATCGCCGAGATGATCGAGGACCGGCTGTTCCGCGCCAATTATGCCAATGTCACCGATATCGCCGATGCGCCACTTGCCGAGGCGTTGGGGCTCTTGATGCGCGAGAAGGTGGCCGGCATTCCCGTGCCGCCCTCGGGCACCCCGCTTGTCGATCTCTGGCGCGAGCGGATCGAGACCAAGATCGGCACTTCGCTCGACGAACTTGCCCAGCACCTGGAAAACCAGGCTGAGTTCTCGCGCCGCTCGCGAGCCATCCTGCGCGATCTCGACCTGATCGCCGAAACCGATTTCGACCAGCTCGACCCTGACGATTCCGATTCGTCCACTGAAGACGCTCAGAACAATCAGGCGACGAACGGGGACGAGGAGCAAAACGAGGGCGACGCCGATAACGCCGAAATGGACGGCACCGAGGAGGCCCCTGGCGAGCATGAGGAAGCCGGCGACGTCGAGGGCATGGAAGCCGATAGCGCCGACACCGACGAAGACGCCCAGGCCGAAGCTGGCGAGGATTCTCCCGCGCCGCCTCCGGGCCAGGGCGAACAGCGGCTGTCCAACCAGCCGACCTACAAAATCTTCACCGACAAGTTCGACGAGATCGTTTCTGCCGCCGACCTCTGCCCGCCCGAAGAACTCGACCAGCTCCGCGGCCTGCTCGACAAGCAACTCGAACACCTGGCCGGCGCCGTGGCCCGGCTTGCCAACAAGCTGCAGCGCCGGCTGATGGCGCAACAGAACCGTGGCTGGGATTTCGACCTCGAAGAGGGCGTGCTCGACACAGCGCGCCTCACCCGCGTCGTCACCGATCCGCTCCAGGCCCTGTCCTTCAAGGCCGAGCGCGATACCGAATTCCGAGATACCGTCGTTACGCTTTTGATCGACAATTCCGGCTCCATGCGCGGCCGCCCGATCACCATCGCGGCGATCTGCGGCGATATTCTCGCCCGCACGCTCGAACGCTGCGGCGTGAAGACGGAAATTCTGGGCTTCACCACCCGCGCCTGGAAGGGCGGCAAATCTCGCGAAGCCTGGCTCGATGCCGGCCGCCCCCCCAATCCGGGCCGCGTCAACGACATTCGCCACATCATCTACAAGGGCGCCGACGAACCCTGGCGCCATGCCAAGCGCAATCTGGGCCTAATGATGCGCGAGGGGCTGCTCAAGGAAAATATCGACGGCGAGGCCCTGCAATGGGCCCATAAGCGCATCGTCAACCGCCCGGAGAACCGCCGCATCCTGATGGTGATCTCCGACGGCGCCCCGGTCGATGATTCAACGCAGTCGGTCAATCCCGGCAATTACCTCGAAGCCCATTTGCGCGCCGTGATCGAAGAGATCGAAACCCGCTCGCCGGTCCAGCTCGTCGCCATCGGCATCGGGCATGATGTGACACGCTACTACCGCCGCGCGGTGACCATTCTGGATGCGGATGAGCTGGCCGGCGCCATGACTGGCAACCTTGCAGCGCTGTTCGACGAGGAATTGCCAGGCGAAGCCAGGAGGCGGCGCTGA
- a CDS encoding esterase-like activity of phytase family protein — protein MRSPLSFLALTSLLLPASALAQSPSAEPITVTASPITDFQRAAIGEQVDGLIFKGGLQLSSSHPDFGGISGLAFLDADRFVMVTDEGRFISGALALAEGAPAGVADVEIDVIRNSKGAPLPRKFAQDSEAVEAIFREDGTSAVRVGFEHLARIADFEMIAGRPGGAAREVAIPDWLTALRTNESIESVCIAPPASPVAGSTLIITEAHSLVPGTWAATLLGNRDRGDLHLAQGGGVNPTDCAFLPNGDLLVLERGFAFLTFTARLRLIPADEVQPGATMEGEVIFSASGGEIDNFEALGVRGLPDGETRITMVSDDNFNSFQRTLLLDFALPDPE, from the coding sequence ATGAGGAGTCCGCTGAGTTTCCTCGCACTCACGAGTCTGCTGCTTCCCGCTTCCGCCCTCGCTCAATCCCCATCCGCCGAACCCATCACGGTCACCGCGTCCCCCATCACCGACTTCCAACGCGCCGCGATCGGGGAGCAGGTCGACGGGCTCATCTTCAAGGGTGGCCTCCAGCTCTCCAGTTCGCATCCCGATTTCGGCGGTATCTCCGGCCTTGCCTTTCTCGATGCCGACCGCTTCGTGATGGTCACTGACGAGGGGCGGTTCATCTCCGGAGCGCTGGCCCTGGCCGAGGGTGCTCCCGCAGGGGTCGCGGATGTCGAAATCGACGTGATCCGCAATTCCAAGGGTGCGCCGCTGCCACGCAAATTTGCGCAGGATTCAGAGGCAGTCGAAGCGATTTTCCGCGAGGACGGCACGAGCGCGGTTCGCGTCGGATTCGAACACCTTGCCCGCATCGCAGATTTCGAGATGATCGCCGGCCGGCCTGGCGGCGCGGCGCGGGAAGTGGCGATTCCAGATTGGCTCACCGCTCTGCGGACCAATGAATCGATCGAATCGGTTTGCATCGCCCCGCCGGCTTCGCCGGTGGCCGGATCGACCCTGATCATCACCGAAGCCCATTCGCTTGTGCCTGGAACATGGGCGGCGACGCTTTTGGGCAATCGCGATCGGGGCGACCTTCACCTCGCCCAGGGGGGCGGAGTCAATCCCACCGATTGCGCCTTTCTGCCCAATGGCGACCTGCTCGTTCTCGAACGCGGCTTTGCTTTCCTCACCTTCACGGCCCGGCTCCGCCTCATCCCGGCCGATGAGGTCCAGCCCGGCGCAACCATGGAGGGCGAAGTTATCTTTTCAGCCTCGGGCGGGGAGATCGACAATTTCGAAGCCCTGGGCGTGCGCGGCTTGCCCGATGGCGAAACCCGCATCACCATGGTCTCCGACGATAATTTCAATTCCTTCCAGCGCACCCTGCTGCTCGATTTTGCCCTACCCGATCCGGAGTGA